A region of Salvia splendens isolate huo1 chromosome 17, SspV2, whole genome shotgun sequence DNA encodes the following proteins:
- the LOC121774919 gene encoding phosphatidylinositol transfer protein 3-like: protein MTSYLRQKFQSLTVSSEDAKDGELISENREEMERNRIQAMKALVLKQDPSAKDVDDLMIRRFLRARDLDVDKASAMFLKYLKWRREAIPNGFISPSEIPNDLAQNKLFMQGYDNAGRSIVVVFAARHKPASTTVEEFKRFVIYTLEKICARMPSGHEKFTSIADLQGWGYVNSDIRGYLAALSILQDCYPERLGKLLIINVPYIFMTAWKMVYPFIDKNTKKKIVFVEDEKLRATLLEDIDESQLPNCVGGPLKLVPIQDC, encoded by the exons ATGACTTCCTATCTCCGGCAGAAGTTTCAGTCTCTCACCGTCTCGTCGGAAGATGCGAAAGACGGTGAGCTCATCTCTGAGAACAGAGAAGAAATGGAGCGGAATCGAATTCAAGCCATGAAAGCTCTTGTCCTCAAACAAGATCCCTCTGCTAAG GATGTGGATGACTTGATGATCCGTAGATTTCTTCGAGCTCGTGATCTGGATGTTGATAAGGCGTCGGCTATGTTTCTCAAGTATTTGAAATGGAGGAGGGAAGCTATTCCAAATGGATTTATATCTCCATCGGAAATTCCTAACGATTTGGCTCAGAATAAGCTGTTTATGCAAGGATATGATAACGCTGGACGGTCGATTGTAGTTGTTTTCGCTGCTCGGCATAAGCCTGCCTCCACTACTGTGGAAGAGTTTAAGC GATTTGTTATTTACACTCTTGAGAAAATTTGTGCCAG AATGCCAAGTGGACATGAGAAGTTCACTTCCATTGCTGATCTACAAGGATGGGGTTATGTTAACAGTGACATAAGGGGCTATCTTGCTGCTTTATCTATTCTGCAA GATTGCTACCCAGAGAGGCTGGGCAAGTTGTTGATCATCAATGTGCCCTACATATTTATGACTGCTTGGAAGATGGTTTACCCTTTTATTGACAAGAACACAAAGAAAAAG ATTGTTTTCGTTGAGGACGAAAAACTACGAGCTACCCTACTTGAAGATATCGATGAGAGCCAGCTTCCCAATTGTGTTGGAGGGCCTCTGAAGTTGGTACCCATTCAAGATTGCTGA
- the LOC121774916 gene encoding phosphatidylinositol transfer protein 3-like, translating into MEGDPIVSTTASSLCSLLVVRENEEMTSHLRQKFQSLTVSSRSEDAKDGELTSENREEMERTRIQTMKALILKQDPSAKDVDDLMIRRFLRARDLDVDKASAMFLKYLKWRREAIPNGFISPSEISNDLAQNKLFMQGYDRAGRPIVVIFPARHKPASTTVEEFKRFNIYGLEKICARMPSGHEKFTSIADVQGWGYVNSDIRGYLAALSILQDCYPEGKLLIINAPYIFVAVWKMVYPFIDKNTKKKIVFAEDNKLRATLLEDIDDNQLPECVGGPLKLVPIQEC; encoded by the exons ATGGAGGGCGATCCAATTGTATCAACTACGGCATCTTCTCTCTGTTCATTGCTTGTAGTGAGAGAAAACGAGGAGATGACTTCGCATCTTCGGCAGAAGTTTCAGTCTCTCACAGTCTCGTCGAGGTCGGAAGATGCAAAAGACGGTGAGCTCACCTCCGAGAATAGAGAAGAAATGGAGCGGACTCGAATTCAAACTATGAAAGCTCTCATCCTCAAACAAGATCCATCCGCTAAG GATGTGGATGACTTGATGATCCGTAGATTTCTTCGAGCTCGTGATCTAGATGTTGACAAGGCATCAGCTATGTTTCTCAAGTATTTGAAATGGAGGAGAGAAGCTATTCCAAATGGTTTCATATCGCCATCGGAAATTTCAAATGATCTGGCTCAGAATAAGTTGTTTATGCAAGGATATGATAGGGCTGGACGCCCGATTGTCGTCATTTTTCCTGCCAGGCATAAGCCTGCTTCCACTACTGTGGAAGAGTTTAAGC GATTTAATATTTACGGTCTTGAGAAAATTTGTGCCAG AATGCCTAGCGGACACGAGAAGTTCACTTCCATTGCTGATGTACAAGGATGGGGTTATGTTAACAGTGACATAAGGGGATATCTTGCTGCATTATCTATTCTGCAA GATTGCTACCCTGAGGGCAAGCTGTTGATCATCAATGCACCCTACATATTTGTGGCTGTTTGGAAGATGGTTTACCCATTTATTGACAAAAACACGAAGAAAAAG ATTGTTTTCGCGGAGGACAACAAACTTCGAGCTACCCTACTTGAAGATATCGATGACAACCAGCTTCCTGAGTGTGTCGGAGGGCCACTGAAATTGGTACCCATTCAAGAGTGCTGA
- the LOC121775317 gene encoding sugar carrier protein C-like encodes MAGGGFGSTPRKGKEYPGKLTAHVIVTCVVAAMGGLIFGYDIGISGGVTSMDSFLEKFFPSVYRKEKADKSTNQYCKFDSVPLTLFTSSLYLAALASSIVAATVTRKLGRKLSMLFGGVLFCAGALINGFAYSVWMLILGRLLLGAGIGFANQSVPLYLSEMAPYKYRGALNIGFQLSITTGILAANVLNYGFAKIKGGWGWRLSLGGAMVPALIITVGSLVLPETPNSLIERGSQEKARAELRKIRGVSDVDEEFNDLVAASAASKKVDDPWRNLLQRKYRPHLTMAVMIPFFQQFTGINVIMFYAPVLFKTIGFGASASLMSAIVTGAVNVGATLVSIVIVDRWGRRFLFLQGGIQMLICQIAVAVLIGMKFGVDGNPGQLPKWYAGVVVMFICIYVAGFAWSWGPLGWLVPSEIFPLEIRSAAQSLTVGVNMIFTFIVAQVFLSMLCHMKFGLFLFFGFFVLVMTFFIYFLLPETRNVPIEEMVMVWKNHKFWSRFMEDDDEIDQQRE; translated from the exons ATGGCTGGTGGTGGTTTTGGCTCCACCCCCCGCAAGGGGAAGGAATATCCCGGCAAACTGACGGCGCACGTGATTGTCACGTGTGTTGTCGCGGCCATGGGTGGCCTTATTTTTGGTTACGATATCGGAATTTCCG GTGGTGTGACATCTATGGATTCTTTTTTGGAGAAGTTCTTCCCATCCGTGTACCGGAAAGAGAAAGCGGACAAGTCGACGAATCAGTACTGCAAATTCGACAGCGTGCCGCTGACTCTGTTCACGTCGTCGCTGTACTTGGCGGCGCTGGCTTCTTCCATTGTGGCGGCGACGGTCACCAGAAAATTAGGGAGGAAGCTCTCAATGCTGTTCGGTGGCGTGCTTTTCTGCGCCGGCGCTCTGATCAACGGCTTTGCTTACTCCGTCTGGATGCTCATTCTCGGCCGCCTTCTTCTCGGAGCGGGAATTGGTTTTGCCAATCAG TCGGTACCACTCTACCTTTCGGAGATGGCTCCGTACAAATACAGAGGCGCATTGAACATCGGCTTCCAGCTGTCGATCACGACGGGCATCCTCGCCGCGAATGTGCTCAACTATGGGTTCGCGAAGATCAAGGGAGGGTGGGGCTGGCGGCTTAGCTTGGGCGGCGCGATGGTCCCGGCTCTTATCATCACGGTCGGATCACTCGTCCTCCCAGAGACGCCCAACTCCCTCATCGAGCGCGGGAGTCAAGAAAAAGCCCGCGccgagttgagaaaaatccgcGGCGTCTCTGACGTGGACGAGGAGTTCAACGACCTGGTGGCCGCGAGCGCGGCCTCCAAGAAGGTGGATGACCCCTGGAGGAACCTCCTCCAGAGGAAGTACCGGCCCCACCTCACCATGGCCGTCATGATCCCATTCTTCCAGCAGTTTACCGGGATCAACGTCATCATGTTTTACGCTCCCGTGTTGTTTAAGACCATCGGGTTCGGCGCCTCTGCCTCTCTGATGTCGGCAATTGTCACCGGTGCTGTCAACGTTGGCGCGACGTTGGTTTCAATCGTCATTGTTGATCGTTGGGGGCGACGCTTCCTTTTCCTTCAGGGTGGAATCCAAATGCTTATATGTCAG ATTGCAGTAGCCGTCCTCATTGGGATGAAATTCGGGGTGGATGGAAACCCGGGGCAGCTGCCCAAGTGGTACGCGGGCGTGGTGGTGATGTTTATCTGCATCTATGTGGCCGGGTTCGCGTGGTCATGGGGCCCGCTGGGGTGGTTGGTGCCTAGTGAGATTTTCCCGCTTGAGATCCGGTCCGCGGCCCAAAGTTTGACTGTTGGGGTCAACATGATTTTCACTTTTATCGTGGCTCAGGTGTTTTTGTCTATGCTATGTCACATGAAGTTCGGGTTGTTCTTGTTTTTCGGATTCTTCGTGCTGGTGATGACCTTCTTCATATACTTTTTACTGCCCGAGACGAGGAATGTTCCGATCGAGGAGATGGTGATGGTGTGGAAGAACCACAAGTTCTGGTCGAGATTcatggaggatgatgatgaaaTCGATCAACAAAGAGAGTGA
- the LOC121775318 gene encoding putative PAP-specific phosphatase, mitochondrial, whose product MDVFIHSAASRFPLPPSGRSSRASIRQCALSVRSQLSLPFVEKEAKYHKHLQAAVDVVERACHLCVDVQKSLFSSDKSIIEKIDQTPVTVADFGVQALISLEMSKLFPSIPLVAEEDSGFVRENNLASAVFAEVTDKSSISDKELSEEDILKAIDRGGKDAYLFGPEPTTYWILDPIDGTRGFVKGSEALYVVGLALVVEGEIVLGVMGCPNWKDSDSDVLNTDGAEENVSRSGIIMISHVGYGTWRTRLWDSPNSNIKMARNWIRCVVDGLHKAGEARYCIPESQTWESLPLSTQYSATTCANNVGEKQILLLRACCGSLCKYLMVASGRASTFIARARRKRTIKVWDHAVGVICIHEAGGKVTDWKGSELDFAADEKERRVLFPSGGILVTNDGLHDQILQIISAS is encoded by the exons ATGGACGTTTTCATCCACTCCGCGGCCTCTCGATTCCCGCTGCCTCCATCCGGCCGCTCGTCCCGCGCATCTATCCGTCAATGTGCCCTCTCCGTAAG ATCGCAGTTGAGCCTTCCTTTCGTAGAGAAGGAAGCAAAGTACCATAAGCATCTCCAAGCAGCTGTTGATGTGGTCGAGCGCGCCTGCCATCTCTGTGTTGAc GTGCAAAAGTCATTGTTTTCTAGTGATAAAAGTATCATTGAGAAAATCGATCAGACACCTGTTACTGTTGCTGATTTTGGAGTTCAAGCTCTTATTAGCCTCG AGATGAGCAAACTATTTCCTTCAATTCCACTGGTAGCTGAGGAGGATTCAGGGTTCGTGCGTGAAAATAATCTAGCAAGTGCTGTTTTTGCTGAGGTTACAGACAAGTCATCTATCAGTGATAAAGAATTGAGTGAAGAAGACATTCTGAAGGCAATTGATAGAGGGGGGAAAGATGCTTATTTGTTTGGACCTGAGCCAACTACTTATTGG ATATTGGATCCTATTGATGGGACAAGAGGATTTGTCAAAGGTAGTGAGGCTCTCTATGTG GTAGGTTTGGCTTTAGTAGTTGAAGGGGAGATTGTTTTAGGTGTTATGGGATGCCCAAACTGGAAGGATAGCGATTCTGATGTATTGAACACTGATGGAGCTGAGGAAAATGTTTCCAGATCAGGGATTATTATGATATCTCATGTCGGTTATGGAACATGGAGAACAAGACTATGGGATTCGCCGAATAGCAATATCAAAATGGCTCGTAACTGGATTAGGTGTGTGGTTGATGGGCTTCACAAGGCCGGTGAAGCGCGATATTGTATTCCAGAGAGTCAAACATGGGAGTCATTACCGTTATCTACTCAGTATAGTGCAACGACTTGTGCTAACAATGTTGGAGAGAAACAGATTCTTCTTCTCCGTGCTTGCTGTGGAAG TCTCTGTAAGTATCTGATGGTGGCATCTGGAAGGGCATCGACTTTCATAGCCCGTGCAAGGAGAAAAAGAACTATAAAG GTCTGGGATCATGCTGTGGGAGTCATATGCATTCATGAAGCAGGGGGAAAG GTAACTGACTGGAAGGGCAGTGAACTTGACTTTGCTGCTGATGAAAAAGAACGAAGAGTTTTATTCCCTTCTGGTGGTATTTTGGTGACGAACGATGGATTACATGATCAGATACTGCAGATTATATCAGCCAGCTGA
- the LOC121773539 gene encoding transcription factor MYB102-like, translated as MGRAPCCDKNGLKKGPWTQEEDQKLLDYIHKNGYGNWRTLPKNAGLQRCGKSCRLRWTNYLRPDIKRGRFSFEEEETIIQLHSILGNKWSAIAARLPGRTDNEIKNYWNTHIRKRLLRMGIDPVTHSPRLDLLDLSTLLNPSLYGQQQQQQYNINFSRLLGSQPLISPELIRLASSLLSSDRRSQQPLLVPQSQLTTNCYNQNSPTHLPATSSQNQNQNQNQNQDHLMQYGGQNLGAVSGEWPEYDQIGNYGYYGSDQSVVDPGPGQSSEISAFQSNSSSNGFSFQSVLSNISTPSSSPTALHSYNMTEDERESYCSDMLKFDIAAADILDFI; from the exons atgGGAAGAGCTCCTTGTTGTGACAAAAATGGACTCAAAAAGGGCCCTTGGACCCAAGAAGAAGATCAAAAACTCTTGGATTACATACACAAAAACGGCTATGGCAATTGGAGAACTCTTCCAAAAAACGCTG gTTTGCAGAGATGCGGGAAGAGTTGTCGACTGCGCTGGACCAACTACCTCCGGCCGGATATCAAGAGAGGACGATTCTCGTTCGAGGAAGAGGAAACCATCATCCAACTCCACAGCATCCTCGGAAACAA ATGGTCGGCGATTGCTGCCAGGCTTCCTGGGAGGACAGACAATGAGATCAAGAATTACTGGAACACGCACATCAGAAAGCGGCTACTGCGGATGGGGATCGACCCAGTCACCCACAGCCCCCGCCTCGACCTCCTCGACCTCTCGACCCTCCTAAACCCCTCTCTTTACggccaacaacaacaacaacaatacaACATCAACTTCTCCAGACTACTGGGAAGTCAACCTTTGATCAGCCCCGAGCTGATAAGGTTGGCTTCCTCCTTGCTCTCCTCCGACCGTCGAAGCCAACAGCCGCTTCTCGTGCCGCAGAGCCAACTCACTACGAATTGCTACAATCAAAATTCTCCGACTCACCTTCCCGCCACTTCCAGTcaaaatcagaatcagaatcagaatcagaatcaaGATCACTTGATGCAGTACGGCGGCCAGAATCTGGGCGCCGTATCGGGGGAGTGGCCAGAGTATGATCAGATCGGAAACTACGGTTACTACGGGTCGGATCAGTCGGTGGTAGATCCGGGTCCGGGTCAGTCGTCAGAGATATCGGCCTTTCAGTCAAACAGCAGCAGCAACGGCTTCAGTTTCCAATCCGTTTTGTCGAACATCTCGACGCCGTCGTCGAGCCCAACGGCGTTGCATTCTTACAACATGACGGAAGATGAGAGGGAGAGTTACTGCAGCGATATGTTGAAGTTCGACATTGCGGCGGCGGATATCTTGGATTtcatctga
- the LOC121775442 gene encoding protein MOTHER of FT and TFL1-like — protein MRRASLDPLVVGRVVGDVLDIFVPTAELAVRYTAQKISINGGKVKPSSAAERPKVRITGSPNNYYTLVMVDPDAPSPSEPTFREWLHWLVIDIPEGSDASEGKEVMAYMGPQPPIGIHRHIFAAFRQAGLMETVKGKPAERVLFSTRQFASENQLGLPVAALYFNSQKQPAGIKRR, from the exons ATGCGTCGGGCGTCGCTGGATCCGCTGGTGGTGGGCAGAGTGGTCGGAGACGTGCTCGACATCTTCGTCCCGACCGCGGAGCTGGCGGTGCGCTACACCGCTCAGAAGATCAGCATCAACGGCGGCAAGGTCAAGCCTTCCTCCGCCGCCGAAAGGCCTAAAGTCCGCATCACCGGCTCCCCTAATAACTACTACACTCTT GTCATGGTTGATCCTGACGCTCCTAGTCCGAGTGAACCCACATTTAGAGAGTGGCTCCATTG GCTAGTCATAGACATTCCGGAGGGATCCGATGCCAGTGAAG ggaaggAGGTAATGGCGTACATGGGACCGCAGCCGCCGATCGGGATCCATCGTCACATATTTGCAGCTTTCCGTCAGGCAGGGCTAATGGAGACGGTGAAAGGGAAGCCGGCAGAGAGAGTACTTTTCAGTACGCGCCAATTCGCGAGCGAGAATCAGCTCGGTCTCCCGGTCGCCGCTCTCTACTTCAATTCTCAGAAACAACCAGCCGGAATCAAGAGACGTTAA